Proteins from a genomic interval of Rhodothermus marinus:
- a CDS encoding T9SS type A sorting domain-containing protein yields the protein MFTFGPYTLHIGDKIEFSYAEVIGYGAARKEETDAGLLDFGGSCGEDCGEPSEKAFYPVPNWYEKILYGGTPFPGYPYGFLYEYGSTYLSEYDLPDYVDSDVVTVREVADKAKEAYTGDPSGPPYAIEQFPKDGVYRLPIPVPAPAIEVANDERGNNIIYWGPQVEQFDHPRLMGRFDHYEVYRAPHPTGPWTLLAVVRPGDPNYVNQGDISFVPNGYYFVRDPEPRIGETFYYSVLSVDEHGNRSGRTNITRHESQLGPVEKLGNVYVVPNPFVVSSGFAGEVESQLRIGFYGLPARATIKIYSFSGQLVATIEHDDPTYSVAYFQVTRNNQRLASGVYFYVITTPEGEVARGKFVIIR from the coding sequence ATGTTTACCTTCGGCCCTTATACGCTGCATATCGGGGACAAAATTGAGTTCTCGTATGCGGAAGTGATCGGCTACGGGGCGGCGCGCAAGGAAGAGACGGACGCCGGGCTTCTGGACTTTGGGGGCTCCTGTGGGGAAGATTGCGGTGAGCCCAGTGAGAAAGCATTCTATCCGGTGCCAAACTGGTACGAGAAGATCCTCTATGGCGGTACGCCTTTCCCGGGCTACCCGTACGGTTTCCTTTATGAATACGGAAGCACGTACCTGTCGGAGTATGACCTGCCGGACTACGTGGACTCGGATGTGGTGACCGTCCGCGAGGTGGCCGACAAGGCCAAAGAGGCCTACACCGGCGATCCTTCGGGGCCGCCGTATGCGATTGAGCAGTTCCCCAAAGACGGCGTCTATCGGCTCCCTATCCCGGTTCCGGCGCCGGCCATCGAAGTGGCCAACGATGAGCGGGGTAACAACATCATTTACTGGGGGCCGCAGGTCGAACAGTTCGATCATCCACGGCTCATGGGTCGCTTCGATCACTACGAGGTGTATCGGGCGCCGCATCCGACCGGTCCCTGGACGCTGCTGGCGGTCGTGCGGCCGGGGGACCCCAACTACGTCAATCAGGGCGACATCTCCTTCGTGCCGAACGGTTACTACTTCGTGCGGGACCCCGAGCCACGCATTGGCGAGACCTTCTACTACTCGGTGTTGAGCGTTGACGAGCACGGCAACAGGAGCGGTCGGACCAACATCACCCGGCACGAGTCGCAACTGGGACCGGTCGAAAAGCTCGGTAACGTCTACGTAGTGCCCAACCCGTTTGTCGTCAGCTCGGGCTTCGCCGGCGAGGTAGAGAGCCAGCTCCGCATCGGCTTCTACGGGCTTCCGGCTCGGGCTACGATCAAGATCTACTCGTTCTCCGGGCAACTGGTGGCCACCATCGAGCACGACGATCCGACCTACTCGGTGGCTTATTTCCAGGTGACGCGCAACAATCAGCGGCTGGCCTCCGGGGTCTACTTCTACGTGATCACGACGCCGGAAGGTGAGGTGGCGCGCGGCAAGTTCGTCATCATCCGGTAA
- a CDS encoding PorV/PorQ family protein: protein MKAYGFTVRALRRSCLVLALAGLMLVAWPSWAQKVGTTSMQFLKVMPVARATALGDAFVALAEGVESVFWNPSGLALAEGFQITGTHIPYLIDTRISSAAIAFPLGDLNRIGIQVQYVDYGEIVETRTDLLGFNPDGTYNPGLTGNTFSPQAWAVGLSYGRSLNDQFLIGITAKYVHESLYDGPTTFTDPETGGAYATSTSVVLFDFGLQYDTGYRTLRLGAAVQNFGPEVVFVEENFAAPMIFRLGAAWDLVGPSALLFNTSGQRFTMVFDMVHPNDYDQQAHVGVEYVFADVLALRAGRKINYDTEKWTLGGGLHIGLGAADLSFDYSYNDMGEDLGAAHRITLSARLK from the coding sequence ATGAAAGCTTACGGCTTCACAGTTCGAGCGCTCCGGCGGAGCTGTCTGGTGCTGGCACTTGCCGGGCTGATGCTGGTGGCCTGGCCGTCGTGGGCGCAGAAGGTGGGTACGACCTCCATGCAGTTTCTCAAGGTGATGCCGGTGGCGCGGGCCACGGCACTGGGTGATGCCTTCGTGGCGCTGGCCGAGGGCGTGGAGTCGGTCTTCTGGAACCCTTCCGGCCTGGCACTGGCCGAAGGCTTCCAGATCACGGGCACGCACATCCCGTATCTGATTGACACGCGGATTTCCTCGGCGGCGATCGCCTTCCCGCTGGGCGACCTGAACCGCATCGGCATTCAGGTCCAGTACGTCGATTACGGCGAGATCGTCGAGACGCGGACGGATCTGCTCGGCTTCAACCCGGATGGCACCTACAATCCGGGGCTGACCGGCAACACGTTCAGCCCGCAGGCCTGGGCGGTGGGCCTCTCCTACGGGCGCTCGCTCAACGACCAGTTCCTCATCGGCATTACGGCCAAGTACGTCCACGAGTCCCTGTACGACGGCCCCACCACGTTCACCGATCCGGAAACCGGCGGGGCGTACGCCACCAGCACCAGTGTCGTGCTGTTCGACTTTGGCCTGCAATACGACACCGGCTATCGGACGCTCCGGCTGGGGGCCGCCGTGCAGAACTTCGGGCCGGAGGTGGTCTTCGTGGAGGAAAACTTCGCGGCGCCGATGATCTTCCGACTCGGAGCCGCCTGGGACCTCGTGGGGCCGTCGGCGCTGCTTTTCAACACGAGCGGCCAGCGGTTCACCATGGTGTTCGACATGGTACATCCCAACGACTACGATCAGCAGGCCCATGTGGGCGTGGAGTACGTTTTTGCCGACGTGCTGGCACTCCGGGCCGGGCGAAAGATCAACTACGATACCGAAAAATGGACGCTGGGCGGCGGGCTGCACATCGGCCTGGGCGCGGCTGACCTGTCGTTTGACTATTCCTACAACGACATGGGCGAAGACCTGGGCGCAGCCCACCGCATCACGTTGAGCGCACGACTGAAGTAG
- a CDS encoding IS5 family transposase (programmed frameshift): MKLTDAQWARIEPLIVSPPKRPDRRGRPRRADREILEAILWILQTGAPWAKLPAHFPPRSTCHDRFQAWNRNGTLQRILQVLAEELHQQGKLKLSECFIDACFVAAKKGGRVLGKTKRGKGSKLMAIADANGMPLAVLVASASPHETRLVEATLAARFTEARPVRLIGDRAYDSDPLDKALAQQGIEMIAPHRRNRKRKKTQDGRKLRRYRRRWKVERLFAWLGHFRRIVMRHERYAENYLGFVLLGCLMIFLRTFFG; encoded by the exons ATGAAACTCACCGACGCACAATGGGCACGCATCGAGCCCCTGATCGTCTCCCCTCCTAAACGCCCTGATCGACGCGGCCGTCCCCGACGCGCCGACCGCGAGATCCTCGAAGCGATCCTCTGGATACTCCAGACCGGCGCTCCCTGGGCCAAGCTCCCCGCCCACTTTCCGCCCAGGTCCACCTGCCACGATCGCTTCCAAGCATGGAACCGAAACGGCACCCTCCAACGCATTTTGCAGGTGTTGGCCGAAGAACTCCACCAACAGGGCAAGCTCAAGCTTTCGGAGTGCTTTATCGATGCCTGCTTTGTCGCTGCTAAAAAGGGGGGACGTGTGT TGGGCAAGACAAAGCGAGGTAAAGGAAGCAAACTCATGGCGATAGCCGATGCCAATGGGATGCCGCTGGCGGTGCTGGTGGCCAGTGCTTCGCCACATGAGACCCGGTTGGTCGAAGCCACTCTGGCGGCTCGTTTTACCGAGGCCAGGCCAGTACGTTTGATTGGAGATCGGGCATATGACAGTGATCCGCTGGATAAGGCATTGGCGCAACAGGGTATAGAGATGATTGCCCCGCATCGGCGGAATCGGAAGCGGAAAAAGACGCAGGATGGGCGTAAGCTTCGTCGCTATCGACGCCGTTGGAAAGTAGAGCGGTTGTTTGCGTGGTTGGGGCATTTTCGCCGGATTGTGATGCGTCATGAGCGCTACGCGGAAAACTACCTGGGTTTTGTATTGCTCGGGTGCCTCATGATCTTCTTGAGAACCTTTTTCGGATGA